One window of Bos indicus isolate NIAB-ARS_2022 breed Sahiwal x Tharparkar chromosome 18, NIAB-ARS_B.indTharparkar_mat_pri_1.0, whole genome shotgun sequence genomic DNA carries:
- the PTH2 gene encoding tuberoinfundibular peptide of 39 residues — translation METRQVPRSPRVRLLLLLLLLVSWGHRTASGVALPPAGVFRLRTPGEARAGPATPQSRRSLALADDAAFRERARLLAALERRHWLNSYMHKLLVLDAP, via the exons ATGGAGACCCGCCAGGTACCCAGGAGCCCCCGggtgcggctgctgctgctgctcctgcttctTGTGTCCTGGGGCCACCGCACGGCCTCAGGAGTCGCCCTACCTCCTGCGGGGGTCTTCAG ACTCCGCACCCCCGGCGAGGCTCGGGCGGGTCCGGCCACCCCCCAGTCGCGGCGGAGCCTGGCGCTGGCGGACGACGCGGCCTTCCGGGAGCGCGCGCGGCTGCTGGCCGCCCTCGAGCGCCGCCACTGGCTGAACTCGTACATGCACAAGCTGCTGGTGCTGGACGCGCCCTGA